In one window of Chitinophagales bacterium DNA:
- a CDS encoding MFS transporter: MDKKVIGRYRWTICGLVFFATTINYLDRAVISLLKSTLSAEMHWDDADYANIEISFKVAYALGLLFAGRIIDKVGTKSGYAWATGLWSAAAVAHAAAANVLGFAAARAALGLTEAGNFPAAIKAVAEWFPKKERALATGIFNSGANIGAIVAPLTVPFIAVYMGWQWAFIITGCLGFIWLFFWNKFYQAPKQHPSLSKEELAYIESDTVAETRDQIANKKAFTWLRLLGYKQTWAFALGKLLTDPIWWFYLFWLPDFLESEYALKGTAIVLPVALVYTISTVGSIGGGWLPLFLIKSNWPVFKARKSSMLLYAILVIPIISAQLLGSINMWLAVLIIAVAAAAHQAWSANIFTTVSDMFPKRAVGSVTGIGGMFGAFGGIFLSLFVQKTLFVHYRSINQIETAYYVMFAVCGLAYITAWMILHLLVPKMQIIEDK, from the coding sequence ATGGATAAGAAGGTTATCGGTAGGTATCGTTGGACCATATGTGGTCTTGTATTTTTTGCTACTACAATCAATTATCTTGATAGGGCAGTAATTAGTTTGCTTAAATCCACCCTCAGTGCTGAAATGCACTGGGATGATGCTGATTATGCGAATATTGAAATTTCTTTTAAAGTCGCCTATGCGCTTGGTTTATTATTTGCCGGTAGAATAATTGATAAAGTTGGAACAAAGTCGGGTTATGCTTGGGCAACTGGATTATGGAGTGCAGCAGCAGTTGCACATGCCGCAGCGGCAAATGTTCTTGGTTTTGCTGCTGCAAGGGCTGCACTTGGTTTAACGGAAGCGGGAAATTTTCCTGCAGCCATCAAAGCAGTGGCAGAGTGGTTTCCCAAAAAAGAGCGTGCATTGGCCACCGGTATTTTTAACTCAGGTGCCAATATTGGTGCTATTGTAGCACCACTTACGGTTCCGTTTATCGCAGTCTATATGGGTTGGCAATGGGCATTCATTATTACAGGATGTCTTGGTTTTATTTGGCTTTTCTTCTGGAATAAGTTTTACCAGGCGCCAAAGCAACACCCCTCACTATCGAAAGAAGAACTGGCTTATATAGAAAGTGATACGGTAGCCGAAACGAGAGATCAGATTGCGAATAAAAAAGCTTTCACCTGGCTAAGATTACTTGGGTATAAACAAACCTGGGCTTTTGCATTAGGTAAGTTGCTCACTGATCCTATCTGGTGGTTTTATCTTTTCTGGCTGCCTGATTTTTTGGAGAGCGAGTATGCGTTAAAAGGAACAGCCATTGTATTGCCTGTTGCTTTGGTATATACTATTTCAACAGTAGGTAGTATTGGCGGCGGATGGTTACCACTTTTCCTGATTAAAAGTAACTGGCCGGTTTTTAAAGCAAGAAAATCCTCTATGTTATTATACGCTATTCTGGTAATCCCGATAATCAGTGCACAATTGCTGGGAAGTATCAATATGTGGTTGGCTGTATTGATTATTGCAGTTGCGGCTGCTGCTCATCAGGCATGGAGTGCAAATATCTTCACCACTGTAAGCGATATGTTTCCTAAGAGAGCGGTAGGTTCTGTAACAGGCATTGGTGGCATGTTTGGTGCTTTTGGTGGAATTTTTCTGTCTCTTTTTGTACAAAAAACCCTTTTTGTGCATTATCGTTCTATCAATCAGATTGAGACTGCCTACTATGTGATGTTTGCTGTATGTGGGTTAGCGTACATAACAGCCTGGATGATATTGCATTTACTTGTTCCTAAAATGCAAATCATAGAGGATAAATAG
- a CDS encoding RagB/SusD family nutrient uptake outer membrane protein, producing MKNISIYATRIAYCIMLTLMVGSCSKSLDVALPNDQISDQTLFTTKPTILSAMNGMYSAFANQSNIATRMRSLYWLSDEGEISPAPGTEIGDMITANLVATNQWFPSWSWFYTPIYRANQLIEALPNVPLTVITETEKKQYIAAAKYVRAVNHFMLVTSWGDIPLVMNTSVDINKSITRTPVSTVYDAIIKDLREAANDLPATVNVSNSRTIHNRFQAMAFLARVYLYQGSWSDAETAATEVINSGQYQIVTGVNNVFRRGSREAILSLAETATSASFLNRTAIGWNTLPANAGNTNTLNCAIPVSLLATFQSGDQRAVEGNWVVTLFGKKFANKYLYSLNATTAQAAANPQDYVLQRYAELFLIRAEARAQQSNLAGAVSDINVIRNRAGLTNFISSSQPAILTAIERERVCELFYEGHRWYDLKRTGRLNTVLSAVPYKAANYKSYYDLWPVAPRELLANPALTQNPGY from the coding sequence ATGAAAAATATATCAATATACGCTACGAGAATAGCCTATTGTATAATGCTCACTTTAATGGTGGGTTCCTGTAGCAAATCATTAGATGTTGCTTTACCGAATGACCAAATTTCTGATCAAACCCTTTTTACGACAAAACCAACAATCCTTTCAGCGATGAATGGTATGTATAGTGCATTTGCAAATCAATCCAACATCGCTACAAGAATGCGCTCTTTATATTGGCTTTCTGATGAGGGTGAAATATCGCCTGCCCCAGGAACAGAAATAGGAGATATGATTACCGCAAATCTTGTTGCAACCAATCAGTGGTTCCCCTCATGGTCTTGGTTTTATACACCAATTTACAGAGCTAACCAGTTGATTGAAGCACTACCGAATGTACCTTTAACAGTTATTACTGAGACAGAGAAAAAACAATATATCGCAGCAGCAAAGTATGTAAGAGCAGTTAATCATTTCATGCTGGTTACTTCATGGGGTGATATCCCCTTGGTGATGAATACAAGTGTTGATATCAATAAATCTATCACCAGAACACCTGTAAGTACAGTATATGATGCTATCATAAAAGACTTAAGAGAAGCTGCAAACGATTTGCCAGCAACCGTGAATGTTTCGAATTCAAGAACTATTCATAATCGCTTTCAAGCTATGGCGTTCTTAGCTCGGGTATATTTATATCAAGGGAGCTGGTCTGATGCGGAAACCGCTGCAACAGAAGTGATCAATAGTGGTCAGTATCAGATTGTTACAGGAGTAAATAATGTATTCAGAAGAGGGTCTAGAGAGGCTATTTTATCATTGGCTGAGACTGCTACAAGTGCATCATTTTTGAATAGGACTGCTATTGGCTGGAATACACTTCCAGCTAATGCCGGTAATACAAATACGCTCAATTGCGCAATACCAGTAAGCTTACTCGCAACTTTTCAGTCTGGTGATCAAAGAGCGGTTGAGGGTAATTGGGTGGTTACACTATTTGGGAAAAAATTTGCTAACAAGTATTTGTATAGTCTAAATGCAACCACTGCACAGGCTGCAGCAAACCCCCAAGACTATGTTTTACAAAGATACGCTGAACTTTTCTTGATCCGTGCTGAAGCAAGAGCACAACAAAGTAATCTTGCGGGTGCAGTATCAGATATCAACGTAATTAGAAACCGTGCAGGTTTAACAAATTTCATTTCTTCAAGCCAGCCTGCTATTCTTACAGCAATAGAAAGAGAACGGGTGTGCGAATTATTCTACGAAGGACACAGATGGTATGATCTGAAGAGAACTGGTCGGTTGAATACGGTTCTCTCAGCCGTTCCATATAAAGCAGCAAACTATAAATCTTATTATGATTTATGGCCGGTGGCTCCACGAGAGCTGCTCGCTAACCCCGCTTTAACTCAGAATCCAGGCTATTAA
- a CDS encoding SusC/RagA family TonB-linked outer membrane protein has product MEIFFSAAQQSLNGMLIKLAREKLLRMKLLVSCLLFVVLQSNASGFAQVSINEKNAPLQKVLRQIAKQAGYDVLYNVGSLENAGKVTLDLRNVSLNEAMEKLLASKPLSFSVIDRTIVIKPLADTKPKDEVQLVSNKELSQGIKVSGLVLNENKEPVVGASVLIKGTTKGVATNQNGVFELTDVDPEAILVISAVNIETTEFKINSKSLIQQITVKSRFSPLDEVQLIAYGQTTKRFKTGAVTSVKAEVIEKQPVYNPIQALQGRVAGVAITQTSGALGSNIEMQIRGVNTIQSGNQPLFILDGAILPAANRSGSGGYMPWGASTLNAINPADIESIEILKDADATSIYGSRGANGVVIITSKKAKLGASKVTVDVSTGINQVINLPKRMGLPAYLKLRNDAFNLGNYNPTTGVAINPITPTASSAPDLVTWDQNNATQDWAVYEFGNRAPVLNVQTNFSGGNKKLNFYASAGYLKQNDITRGNPYQERISGSLNIAHVSVNDRLRINFNTNYVLDKLYPSRGAIQVLGGLTQSLPPNMPLRNPDGTPWFPSSSISQNGLLLNPDAPENATQSSITKSYVNNLDLNYRIYKGLTFKTQIGFNYQVNTRESGVPSTALNPINPGVLIPNASFVDAFFQSLNIEPQLNYTSKLFSGKLDVLMGATSFSRSSETYQINFDGFTSDLLLRSWSASTNVSSRSSVFNEYKFSSLYGRVNYQLNDKYLLNLTFRRDGSSRFGPNKQWGDFGAFGLGWIFSSEQWAKQLFPFVSFGKLRMSYGKSGNDNIPDFRWTNLFTASNIWYNGGSGLASTYLSDPSIGWESSYKTDAALELGILKDRILFNINWYRTKSTDLLADYPVPSTTGFNSFLSNIPAVVENKGWEFELTTNNTRPNATLQWRTNFNITLLKNKLLEFPDLDKSAFANRLRIGLPVNSPRYPLAAEWTQKYEGVDPATGLPVFKDFNKDGIINATDIDFVGSAIPRTFGGLGNTISYKGFDLDIFFQFSQQFTSNWLYGSTYPGQLSNPVAEWEGNYWRQPGDITKYPRPFSGTVGTLTNLMSSVFPTSSVALTDLMYIRLKNLSITYNLPTAFLSRAKLSRAALYLRGQNLLTWTSTRIDKDPELVQLRGGMMMRSWSAGIQVSF; this is encoded by the coding sequence ATGGAAATCTTTTTTTCCGCTGCTCAACAAAGCCTCAACGGAATGTTGATCAAACTTGCAAGAGAAAAACTACTAAGAATGAAACTATTAGTCTCCTGTCTACTTTTTGTAGTGCTACAATCTAACGCATCTGGATTTGCACAGGTTAGCATTAATGAGAAAAATGCACCACTTCAAAAAGTTTTACGGCAGATTGCCAAGCAAGCAGGTTATGATGTTTTGTATAATGTTGGTTCTTTAGAAAATGCAGGAAAAGTCACCTTAGATCTAAGGAACGTTTCTTTGAATGAGGCAATGGAAAAACTATTGGCATCAAAACCGCTTTCTTTTTCAGTTATCGATCGTACAATCGTGATTAAGCCTCTTGCTGATACAAAGCCCAAGGATGAAGTTCAGTTAGTCAGTAATAAAGAACTTAGTCAAGGAATTAAAGTTTCGGGGCTTGTTTTGAATGAGAATAAAGAGCCTGTAGTCGGTGCTTCCGTATTAATTAAGGGAACTACTAAAGGTGTTGCAACGAATCAAAATGGTGTTTTTGAATTGACTGATGTTGATCCTGAAGCCATATTAGTTATTTCTGCTGTGAATATAGAAACGACTGAGTTTAAAATCAATAGTAAAAGTTTGATTCAGCAGATTACAGTTAAATCAAGATTTTCTCCCTTGGATGAAGTTCAATTGATTGCTTATGGACAAACAACCAAAAGATTTAAAACTGGTGCAGTTACATCGGTTAAAGCTGAGGTAATTGAAAAACAGCCTGTATATAATCCTATTCAAGCTTTACAAGGCCGTGTGGCAGGTGTTGCTATTACACAAACATCGGGCGCATTAGGTAGTAATATCGAAATGCAGATTCGTGGTGTGAACACTATACAGTCTGGTAATCAGCCTTTGTTTATACTGGATGGAGCAATATTGCCAGCTGCGAACAGATCAGGTTCGGGTGGTTATATGCCTTGGGGTGCATCAACTTTGAATGCGATTAATCCTGCTGATATTGAGAGCATAGAGATTTTGAAAGATGCTGATGCCACTTCTATTTACGGTTCAAGAGGTGCTAATGGTGTTGTTATCATCACTTCAAAGAAAGCAAAGTTAGGAGCATCTAAGGTAACAGTAGATGTGAGTACTGGTATCAACCAAGTTATTAATCTTCCTAAAAGAATGGGTCTGCCTGCATATTTAAAGCTCAGGAATGATGCATTTAATTTAGGTAACTACAATCCAACTACCGGTGTAGCAATTAATCCAATTACTCCAACGGCCTCTTCTGCTCCAGATCTTGTTACATGGGATCAGAATAATGCAACACAAGATTGGGCTGTGTATGAGTTTGGTAACAGAGCTCCAGTATTAAATGTTCAAACAAATTTCTCTGGTGGGAACAAAAAGCTGAACTTTTATGCAAGTGCCGGCTATCTTAAGCAAAATGATATTACGAGAGGAAATCCTTATCAGGAGAGAATTTCAGGAAGTTTGAATATAGCTCACGTGTCTGTGAATGATAGACTGAGAATCAACTTTAATACAAACTATGTTTTGGATAAACTTTATCCTTCAAGGGGGGCTATTCAAGTCCTTGGTGGTTTAACACAATCATTGCCGCCGAATATGCCCTTGAGAAATCCTGATGGTACACCTTGGTTTCCATCTAGTAGTATATCACAAAATGGTTTATTGTTAAACCCAGATGCTCCTGAAAATGCAACTCAGAGCTCAATTACAAAAAGTTATGTAAATAACCTAGATTTAAATTATAGGATATATAAAGGATTAACCTTTAAAACACAAATCGGCTTTAACTACCAAGTTAATACAAGAGAAAGTGGTGTACCATCTACAGCATTGAACCCAATTAATCCCGGGGTATTAATTCCTAATGCGAGCTTTGTTGATGCTTTTTTTCAATCCTTGAATATTGAACCGCAGTTGAATTATACCAGTAAGCTTTTCAGCGGAAAGCTGGATGTTTTAATGGGTGCCACTTCATTTAGTAGAAGTAGTGAAACTTACCAGATTAATTTTGACGGATTTACATCTGATCTTTTATTGAGAAGCTGGTCGGCATCTACTAATGTTTCCAGTAGAAGCTCTGTTTTTAACGAGTATAAATTTTCTTCTCTTTACGGTCGAGTTAATTATCAGCTAAATGATAAGTACTTATTAAACCTAACATTTAGAAGAGATGGCTCTTCTAGATTTGGGCCTAATAAACAGTGGGGAGATTTTGGTGCTTTTGGTCTGGGATGGATTTTCAGTAGTGAGCAATGGGCTAAGCAACTCTTTCCTTTTGTTAGCTTCGGTAAACTGAGAATGAGTTATGGTAAAAGTGGTAATGACAATATCCCAGACTTTAGATGGACGAATCTTTTTACCGCCAGTAATATCTGGTATAATGGAGGTTCCGGGCTTGCTTCAACCTATTTGAGTGATCCTTCAATTGGATGGGAATCAAGTTATAAAACTGATGCTGCTTTAGAGTTGGGCATATTAAAAGACCGTATTCTTTTCAATATCAACTGGTATCGTACCAAGTCAACCGATTTGCTTGCGGATTACCCAGTACCATCTACAACTGGTTTCAACTCATTTTTATCGAATATTCCCGCAGTGGTAGAAAACAAAGGATGGGAGTTTGAATTAACAACAAATAATACGCGTCCTAATGCAACGCTGCAGTGGAGAACCAACTTTAATATTACGTTACTAAAAAATAAACTGCTGGAGTTCCCAGACCTTGATAAATCTGCCTTTGCAAATCGCCTGCGTATAGGTTTACCTGTAAACAGCCCTAGGTATCCTTTAGCTGCAGAATGGACGCAAAAGTATGAAGGGGTTGATCCTGCAACAGGGCTGCCAGTTTTCAAGGACTTTAATAAGGATGGCATAATAAACGCAACCGACATTGATTTTGTAGGCTCTGCTATTCCCAGAACATTTGGTGGTTTAGGTAATACTATTTCTTACAAAGGGTTTGACCTGGATATTTTCTTTCAATTTTCACAGCAATTCACCAGTAATTGGCTATATGGTTCAACTTATCCTGGGCAGTTATCCAATCCTGTAGCAGAATGGGAAGGGAACTACTGGAGACAACCTGGGGATATAACCAAGTATCCAAGACCTTTTTCTGGTACAGTAGGTACATTAACCAATTTAATGTCTTCAGTATTTCCAACTTCTTCAGTTGCACTAACAGACCTAATGTACATAAGACTTAAAAATCTCTCCATTACCTATAATCTACCCACAGCTTTTTTATCTAGAGCAAAACTAAGTAGGGCGGCATTATATCTAAGAGGTCAGAATCTGCTTACATGGACCAGTACTCGCATTGATAAAGATCCTGAATTGGTACAGTTAAGAGGCGGTATGATGATGCGCAGTTGGTCAGCCGGGATACAAGTTTCTTTTTAA
- a CDS encoding LytTR family transcriptional regulator — protein MTSNGFFFIKWHNKYLRIAIQDILFIEGARNYCKIVTLGQTYAVHITIKELQDLFGVAQFVRIHKSYLVNITQVKSFDRYSLQVGAVNLPIGANFRSDFENKILII, from the coding sequence ATGACGAGTAATGGCTTTTTCTTTATAAAGTGGCACAATAAATATCTGCGAATTGCAATTCAGGATATACTTTTTATAGAGGGTGCCCGTAATTATTGCAAGATTGTAACCTTAGGGCAAACATATGCAGTTCATATAACGATTAAGGAATTACAAGACTTATTCGGGGTTGCACAGTTTGTGCGTATCCATAAGTCATATCTAGTTAACATTACACAAGTCAAATCTTTTGATCGTTATTCTTTACAAGTTGGTGCAGTAAATCTGCCAATTGGAGCAAACTTCAGATCAGACTTTGAGAACAAAATACTAATCATCTAA
- a CDS encoding FecR family protein, translated as MDQGLRLQLLQLINEQEWTDGEKEWLLAFLQTDEADSLRIILYESFQQQLATPLTEEEHVLAEAMLQHIHVRLGFVKSRQQEPVISKRLIIYLSAVAAVLIFVIGFSLMYRHQESVPKSATAKVSKADVAPGGDKAVLTLADGTVVLLDDTKSDTLAKQGSLHIVQGDNGMLAYEQDQQSTISAQLYNTVATPRGGQYKILLSDGTQVWLNASSSIKFPVVFSNSERRVTITGEVYFDVAKSGKPFYVQVDERAEILVTGTKFNVNAYKEEAVIKTTLAEGKVQVRKQGVAQYQKLDVGEQAELSNDISINKQVDMDAVLAWINGKFDFGSEMDIQDVMRQVARWYDIEVVYEGEVHSKIGGSISRNVPASKVLEMIELTGTVHCSIEDKRVIVRSGSKKK; from the coding sequence ATGGATCAAGGCCTTAGGCTACAATTATTGCAGCTAATTAATGAGCAGGAATGGACGGATGGGGAGAAAGAATGGCTGTTGGCTTTTCTTCAAACGGATGAGGCCGATAGTTTAAGGATTATTTTGTATGAATCATTTCAACAACAGCTCGCTACACCTTTGACGGAAGAAGAACATGTATTGGCTGAAGCGATGCTACAGCATATACATGTGAGATTGGGTTTTGTAAAGTCTCGTCAGCAAGAACCCGTGATATCAAAGCGCTTAATAATTTATCTCTCAGCCGTGGCGGCTGTCTTGATTTTTGTGATAGGTTTTTCATTGATGTATCGTCATCAGGAATCAGTTCCCAAGTCAGCAACTGCAAAGGTTTCAAAAGCTGACGTAGCACCCGGAGGCGACAAAGCTGTACTGACACTAGCAGACGGAACTGTAGTTTTATTAGATGATACAAAATCCGATACGCTTGCGAAACAAGGCTCATTGCATATTGTACAAGGAGATAATGGAATGCTTGCTTATGAACAAGATCAGCAATCGACTATTTCTGCTCAACTGTATAATACAGTCGCTACGCCCCGAGGCGGGCAGTATAAAATATTGTTGTCAGATGGTACACAGGTATGGCTAAATGCGTCCTCTTCAATAAAATTTCCGGTTGTTTTTAGTAATTCTGAAAGACGGGTAACAATAACAGGTGAGGTTTATTTTGATGTAGCCAAGTCTGGTAAGCCATTCTATGTTCAGGTAGATGAAAGGGCAGAAATTTTAGTAACAGGTACCAAGTTCAATGTTAATGCATATAAAGAAGAAGCTGTTATTAAAACAACCTTAGCGGAAGGTAAAGTACAAGTAAGGAAACAAGGTGTTGCGCAATACCAAAAGCTTGATGTGGGGGAGCAGGCTGAATTATCGAATGATATAAGCATTAACAAGCAGGTAGATATGGATGCCGTATTGGCTTGGATAAATGGCAAGTTTGATTTTGGAAGTGAAATGGATATACAGGATGTGATGCGTCAGGTGGCAAGATGGTATGATATAGAAGTGGTGTATGAAGGCGAAGTGCATAGTAAGATTGGGGGGAGCATTTCACGTAACGTACCAGCATCCAAAGTATTGGAAATGATCGAGTTAACAGGTACGGTGCATTGTAGTATTGAGGATAAGCGGGTGATTGTGCGTTCTGGAAGTAAAAAGAAATAA
- a CDS encoding thioredoxin family protein translates to MQKLIISFVLTFLFVSAVVTAQTDIQFSSGSWKEILDEAKRLEKPVFVDVYTSWCGPCKQMSKNVFTQKEVADKFNASFINYKIDAEKGEGVELAAKYKVTAYPTYLFVDGNGNLVYKSSGSMPAERFINEAGIALNEYKDPKPLAVWEEAYQSKKNDVEFLFEYLNKRKKQRLNSADILDQIFLLVGKSSVERQEFLADMGMFIYMNTDGPLYNYLKSERAFVANLYEQRMKRKFQIDAFLIAVAKNDVDRAILNNDVELLKKIEAHLLSFPPDPKDEYPVEWRGMEARMKFYTQNKERKALTDVLKKYTTSVLAYDVQKIKYRDSLALDAFDKDVAAGKLKFSTQEALQISRNARANYQLTIYAYKIREIVRSVFQVIDEKKMLTQSLDLINQALTYSQNFTLFEAKAGVQYKLGKSVDALETQSIALAELQKTLAKLSVGNEKALNRINSNMEKMKKGEPTWTVFDDEVSGRVSTSKKQKN, encoded by the coding sequence ATGCAGAAACTAATTATAAGCTTTGTATTAACATTCCTATTTGTCTCAGCTGTTGTAACAGCACAAACAGATATTCAATTTTCAAGTGGCTCTTGGAAAGAAATACTTGATGAAGCAAAGCGCTTGGAAAAGCCTGTCTTTGTAGACGTCTATACCAGCTGGTGTGGCCCTTGTAAACAAATGTCTAAAAATGTCTTTACACAAAAAGAGGTTGCTGATAAGTTTAATGCTTCTTTTATTAATTATAAGATTGATGCTGAGAAAGGTGAGGGTGTTGAATTAGCAGCAAAATATAAGGTTACAGCATATCCTACCTATTTGTTTGTAGATGGAAACGGAAATTTGGTCTATAAAAGTTCTGGTTCCATGCCAGCTGAACGTTTCATAAATGAAGCCGGTATTGCATTAAATGAGTACAAAGATCCTAAGCCATTAGCAGTTTGGGAAGAAGCATATCAAAGCAAGAAAAATGATGTTGAGTTTCTTTTTGAATATTTGAATAAGCGTAAAAAGCAACGTTTAAATTCAGCAGATATCCTTGATCAAATTTTTCTACTAGTTGGTAAATCGTCTGTAGAGCGTCAGGAGTTTTTAGCAGATATGGGTATGTTTATTTATATGAATACAGATGGGCCTTTGTATAATTACTTAAAATCTGAGCGTGCATTTGTGGCAAATCTATATGAGCAAAGAATGAAAAGAAAATTTCAGATAGATGCTTTTTTAATTGCTGTTGCTAAGAATGACGTAGATCGTGCAATACTGAATAATGATGTTGAATTGCTAAAGAAAATAGAAGCCCATTTACTTTCCTTCCCTCCAGACCCGAAAGATGAATATCCCGTTGAATGGAGAGGGATGGAAGCGAGGATGAAATTCTATACACAAAATAAGGAAAGAAAAGCGCTAACTGATGTTCTGAAAAAATACACTACAAGTGTTTTAGCATATGATGTACAGAAAATCAAGTACAGAGATTCGCTTGCATTGGATGCATTTGATAAAGATGTCGCTGCCGGAAAGCTAAAGTTTTCAACTCAAGAAGCTCTTCAGATATCCAGAAACGCAAGGGCTAATTATCAACTGACGATTTATGCCTATAAAATAAGAGAGATCGTGCGCTCTGTTTTTCAGGTGATTGATGAAAAAAAAATGTTAACACAATCATTAGACTTGATAAATCAGGCTTTGACATATAGCCAAAACTTTACACTATTTGAAGCTAAAGCTGGAGTGCAGTATAAGCTAGGTAAGAGTGTAGATGCACTGGAAACGCAATCAATTGCTTTGGCTGAATTGCAAAAAACATTAGCAAAACTTTCGGTTGGAAATGAAAAAGCTTTAAACAGGATCAATTCAAATATGGAGAAAATGAAAAAAGGCGAACCAACTTGGACTGTCTTTGATGATGAAGTTTCAGGTAGAGTATCTACTTCAAAAAAACAGAAAAATTAG
- a CDS encoding bifunctional 4-hydroxy-2-oxoglutarate aldolase/2-dehydro-3-deoxy-phosphogluconate aldolase, which produces MNSDALAKGLSQAGVLPLFYADDTQLCRNILLTLYQAGIRYVEFTNRGTAALHNFSALVELKYQLPDLYLGVGTIHDAEQAAAFLDAGADFLVSPFFDASVADYAYMQKKLWIPGCMTPTEIHRALAYGCHLVKLFPGEVLGTAFVKAVKPLFKDTIFIVTGGVLPEQENILQWLSAGAAVLGMGSKLIKPDQLQHEQALIALRNATRQVVHIIQDYKNQPHG; this is translated from the coding sequence ATGAATAGCGATGCTCTGGCAAAGGGATTGTCTCAGGCAGGTGTGCTACCACTTTTTTATGCTGATGATACGCAGCTTTGCAGGAATATTTTACTTACCTTATACCAAGCTGGTATCCGTTATGTAGAGTTTACTAATCGGGGTACAGCTGCACTGCATAATTTTTCTGCATTGGTGGAATTGAAATATCAGTTACCGGACCTTTATCTTGGCGTAGGTACCATACATGATGCAGAGCAAGCAGCCGCTTTTTTGGATGCAGGAGCAGATTTTCTGGTGAGCCCTTTCTTTGATGCATCAGTTGCAGACTATGCCTATATGCAAAAGAAACTATGGATTCCGGGATGTATGACGCCAACCGAGATTCATCGGGCGTTAGCTTATGGTTGTCATTTGGTGAAATTATTCCCCGGTGAAGTATTGGGAACAGCTTTTGTGAAAGCAGTAAAGCCTTTATTCAAGGATACTATATTCATTGTGACCGGAGGTGTTTTGCCCGAGCAGGAAAATATTCTACAATGGCTTTCTGCAGGCGCTGCCGTATTGGGCATGGGCAGTAAACTGATTAAGCCTGATCAGTTACAGCATGAACAAGCTTTAATTGCATTGCGCAACGCCACTAGGCAAGTCGTCCATATTATTCAGGATTATAAAAATCAGCCACATGGATAA
- a CDS encoding sigma-70 family RNA polymerase sigma factor has protein sequence MTEKLDTIAEMDLVARLIKDDMAAFDQLFWLYQKAVYMNVLKLTKDSGVAEDIVQEVFSTLWQKRASLDQERSIGGWLFISSYNRAINALKKKSREAVLLQEAAKELAEDDTQDDLTDIQLSILEKAISLLSPQRKRVFELCKLQGYTYEQAAQEMGISKHTVKEYLAAAILQIKNHAQQDADKLAAITLIVLLQHS, from the coding sequence ATGACTGAAAAGCTGGATACGATAGCTGAAATGGACTTGGTAGCGCGTCTTATCAAAGATGATATGGCCGCTTTTGACCAACTATTCTGGTTGTATCAGAAAGCTGTTTATATGAACGTATTGAAGTTAACCAAGGATTCGGGTGTTGCAGAGGATATTGTACAGGAAGTGTTTAGCACTTTATGGCAAAAAAGAGCCAGCTTAGATCAAGAGCGATCCATTGGGGGGTGGTTGTTTATTTCCAGTTATAACCGGGCTATTAACGCACTGAAGAAGAAGAGTCGGGAAGCAGTACTGCTGCAAGAGGCAGCTAAAGAGTTAGCAGAAGATGATACACAGGATGATTTAACCGATATACAATTGAGTATTCTGGAGAAAGCAATAAGCCTACTTTCTCCCCAGCGCAAACGTGTATTTGAATTATGTAAGCTGCAAGGCTATACTTATGAGCAGGCAGCACAGGAAATGGGTATTTCGAAGCATACCGTGAAAGAATATCTTGCAGCGGCCATTTTGCAGATTAAAAATCATGCACAGCAGGATGCCGATAAACTGGCAGCCATTACCCTAATTGTACTCTTACAGCATAGTTAG